One Burkholderia sp. PAMC 26561 genomic window carries:
- a CDS encoding oligosaccharide flippase family protein, which translates to MLKRISNPDVARALANIVWLGLERLTQIAVAIGISGLLARYFGPDVFGKWQYANTLLLVIAPITWVCGAEILVPTIVHRDPKQIGTVLGSAFVLRIGISAAALVLTWIGIAAGFTDPLVGAMLAGLAVTMLFREPFVGVINAWLQSMTYSKPQLLTSMVTAILKAGLVFLLVRAAASPARFGWLWALESAAIGGVLLLYYMRRNGGTLGWHLDLSLFKHFASAGTVFWLGLICMSVFMKLDRLMLERHISFADLGVYSAAQQLNENWIALALMLAQTIAPAFVYKVSDALQLKRNIMRLFAMTAVLMICGAIILDLLAAFIISHVFGPAYTASIDIFRWAVWLSLPAGIEAIGNLVVLKYQAKFVLLAKWLLALVVAAIVNLIAIPRMGSYGALVGLAAGYLAAALVNLYYIRFRLET; encoded by the coding sequence ATGCTGAAACGGATATCGAACCCGGACGTCGCCCGCGCGCTCGCGAACATCGTCTGGCTGGGGCTTGAACGGCTTACGCAGATTGCCGTGGCGATCGGCATCAGCGGGTTGCTTGCGCGCTATTTCGGCCCCGATGTATTCGGCAAATGGCAATACGCGAACACGCTACTGCTCGTGATCGCGCCGATCACGTGGGTCTGCGGCGCGGAAATCCTCGTGCCGACTATCGTGCATCGCGATCCAAAGCAGATCGGCACCGTGCTCGGCAGTGCGTTTGTGCTGCGCATCGGCATCTCGGCGGCGGCGCTCGTCTTGACGTGGATCGGCATTGCGGCAGGGTTCACCGATCCGCTCGTCGGCGCGATGCTCGCCGGCCTCGCCGTGACCATGCTGTTTCGCGAACCGTTCGTGGGCGTGATCAACGCGTGGCTGCAAAGCATGACGTACAGCAAGCCGCAATTGCTGACCAGCATGGTCACGGCCATCCTGAAGGCTGGCCTCGTGTTCCTGCTGGTGCGCGCGGCCGCAAGTCCGGCGCGTTTCGGCTGGCTCTGGGCGCTGGAATCGGCGGCTATCGGCGGCGTATTGCTGCTGTATTACATGCGCCGCAATGGCGGCACGCTGGGCTGGCATCTTGACCTGTCGCTCTTCAAGCATTTCGCGAGCGCCGGCACGGTGTTCTGGCTCGGGCTGATCTGCATGTCGGTGTTCATGAAACTCGACCGGCTGATGCTGGAACGCCATATCTCCTTCGCCGATCTTGGTGTGTACTCCGCCGCGCAGCAACTGAACGAAAACTGGATCGCGCTCGCGCTGATGCTCGCGCAGACCATCGCGCCGGCGTTTGTCTACAAGGTGAGCGATGCCTTGCAATTGAAGCGCAATATCATGCGACTTTTCGCAATGACCGCCGTGCTGATGATCTGCGGCGCAATCATCCTCGATCTGCTTGCAGCGTTCATCATTTCGCATGTGTTCGGGCCGGCGTACACGGCTTCCATCGATATCTTTCGTTGGGCCGTCTGGCTCTCGCTGCCAGCAGGTATAGAAGCGATTGGTAATCTGGTCGTGCTCAAATACCAGGCGAAGTTCGTATTGCTCGCGAAGTGGCTGCTGGCGCTGGTGGTCGCGGCAATCGTCAACCTGATCGCGATTCCGCGCATGGGCAGCTACGGCGCGCTGGTCGGACTCGCCGCGGGATATCTTGCGGCGGCACTGGTGAATCTTTACTACATCCGCTTCCGGCTGGAGACATGA
- a CDS encoding phosphomannomutase/phosphoglucomutase: MSQSPQASVTQSIFKAYDIRGIVGKTVDAGVARNIGRAFGSEIRKLGGDSVVVARDGRLSGPELVGALADGLREAGVDVVDVGMVPTPVGYFAASVPLALPSGERSVDSCIVVTGSHNPPDYNGFKMVLRGAAIYGEQIQALYQRIVNDNFESGAGTYTEYDIQQVYLDRIVSDIKPVRPMKIVIDAGNGVAGELAPRLFKALGCEIVELFTDIDGTFPNHHPDPAHPENLQDVIKALKETDAEIGFAFDGDGDRLGVVTKDGQIIYPDRQLMLFAQEVLSRNKGGQIIYDVKCTRNLAKWVRDQGGEPVMWKTGHSLVKAKLRETGAPLAGEMSGHVFFKDRWYGFDDGLYTGARMLEILSRVADPSKLLNDLPNSLSTPELQLKLNEGENFELIGKMQKNAKFTGADDIVTIDGLRVEYPDGFGLARSSNTTPVVVMRFEADSEEALKRIQEDFRRVILAEKADAQLPF; the protein is encoded by the coding sequence ATGAGCCAGTCACCGCAAGCATCAGTTACCCAGTCCATTTTCAAGGCTTACGACATTCGCGGGATCGTGGGCAAGACAGTCGATGCCGGCGTTGCACGCAACATCGGCCGCGCGTTCGGCAGTGAGATCCGCAAACTTGGCGGCGACTCGGTCGTCGTCGCGCGCGATGGCCGCTTGTCCGGCCCCGAACTCGTCGGCGCATTGGCTGACGGCCTGCGCGAAGCGGGCGTGGATGTGGTCGATGTCGGCATGGTCCCGACGCCCGTCGGTTATTTCGCGGCCAGCGTGCCGCTCGCGCTGCCGTCGGGCGAGCGCAGCGTGGACTCGTGCATCGTCGTGACGGGCAGCCACAATCCGCCGGATTACAACGGCTTCAAGATGGTCCTGCGCGGCGCCGCAATCTACGGCGAGCAGATCCAGGCCCTGTATCAGCGCATCGTGAATGACAATTTCGAAAGCGGTGCAGGCACGTACACCGAATACGATATCCAGCAGGTTTATCTCGACCGGATCGTGAGCGACATCAAGCCGGTCCGTCCGATGAAGATCGTCATCGACGCCGGCAATGGCGTCGCCGGCGAACTTGCACCGCGTTTGTTCAAGGCGCTGGGTTGCGAGATCGTGGAGTTGTTCACGGACATCGATGGCACGTTCCCGAATCACCATCCTGATCCGGCGCATCCGGAGAACTTGCAGGACGTGATCAAGGCGTTGAAGGAAACGGACGCGGAGATTGGTTTTGCATTCGATGGCGACGGCGACCGTCTGGGCGTTGTCACGAAGGACGGGCAGATCATTTATCCGGATCGTCAGTTGATGTTGTTTGCGCAGGAAGTGTTGTCGCGCAACAAGGGTGGGCAGATCATTTATGACGTGAAGTGCACGCGCAACCTGGCGAAGTGGGTGCGCGACCAGGGTGGTGAGCCGGTGATGTGGAAGACGGGACACTCGCTCGTGAAGGCGAAGTTGCGTGAGACGGGTGCGCCGCTGGCGGGTGAGATGAGCGGTCACGTGTTCTTCAAGGATCGCTGGTACGGCTTCGATGACGGCCTTTACACCGGCGCGCGGATGCTGGAAATCCTGTCGCGGGTGGCTGATCCGAGCAAGTTGCTCAATGACTTGCCGAATTCGCTGTCTACGCCTGAGTTGCAATTGAAGTTGAATGAGGGTGAGAACTTCGAGTTGATCGGCAAGATGCAGAAGAACGCAAAGTTCACTGGCGCGGACGATATTGTGACGATCGATGGGTTGCGGGTCGAGTACCCGGATGGGTTTGGACTTGCACGGTCGTCGAATACCACGCCGGTGGTTGTGATGCGGTTCGAGGCGGATAGCGAGGAGGCGCTGAAACGGATTCAGGAAGATTTCCGTCGGGTGATTTTGGCGGAGAAGGCTGACGCTCAATTACCGTTTTGA
- a CDS encoding MraY family glycosyltransferase, giving the protein MLSFALGFLVSLFITLLIVRFAHLHEGISGDTDMTGVQKFHARSVPRIGGVGILLGLAVSAVQLRWSYPAVSSGILAVVACGLPAFFSGLIEDLTKRVTPVVRLVCTMAAAALAYFLLGIAVTRISVPPLDFLLTYGVISCLVTVIAVAALANAINIIDGFNGLASMVAFMMFASLAYVAFQVHDPIVLSASLIMMGAVMGFFIWNFPAGLIFLGDGGAYFIGFMLAELSIMLVMRNRDVSAWFPVLLFMYPIFETCFSIYRKKFIRGISPGIPDGVHLHMLVYKRLMRWAVGAQNARELTQRNSLTSPYLWLLCLIAVIPATLFWRHTVHLFCFVVVFAFTYVWLYVSIVRFKSPRWMVFRRAHPVKHKP; this is encoded by the coding sequence ATGCTTAGCTTCGCGCTCGGTTTTCTGGTTTCGCTGTTCATCACGCTGTTGATCGTGCGGTTTGCACATTTGCACGAAGGCATCTCCGGCGACACCGATATGACCGGCGTGCAGAAGTTTCACGCGCGGTCGGTGCCGCGCATTGGCGGCGTCGGCATTCTTTTGGGGCTTGCCGTCTCTGCCGTGCAGCTTCGATGGAGCTATCCGGCTGTATCGAGCGGGATTCTTGCCGTGGTCGCGTGCGGTTTGCCCGCTTTCTTTTCGGGGCTCATCGAAGACCTGACCAAGCGCGTGACGCCCGTCGTGCGCCTGGTCTGCACCATGGCCGCCGCCGCGCTCGCGTATTTCCTGCTCGGCATTGCAGTGACACGTATCAGCGTGCCGCCGCTCGACTTCCTGCTGACCTATGGCGTGATCTCGTGTCTCGTGACCGTGATCGCGGTGGCGGCGCTGGCGAACGCGATCAATATCATCGACGGCTTCAACGGCCTTGCATCGATGGTCGCATTCATGATGTTCGCCTCGCTCGCGTACGTCGCGTTCCAGGTCCACGATCCGATCGTGTTGTCGGCTTCGTTGATCATGATGGGCGCGGTGATGGGCTTTTTCATCTGGAACTTCCCGGCGGGCCTGATCTTTCTCGGCGATGGCGGCGCCTATTTCATCGGCTTCATGCTCGCCGAATTGTCGATCATGCTCGTGATGCGCAATCGCGATGTATCAGCGTGGTTTCCCGTGCTGCTCTTCATGTATCCGATCTTCGAGACGTGTTTCTCGATCTACCGGAAAAAATTCATTCGCGGCATTTCGCCGGGCATTCCCGACGGCGTTCATCTGCACATGCTGGTGTACAAACGCCTCATGCGATGGGCCGTCGGGGCGCAGAACGCACGTGAGCTCACGCAACGCAACTCGCTGACATCGCCGTATTTGTGGTTGCTGTGCCTGATCGCCGTGATTCCCGCCACGCTGTTCTGGCGGCATACGGTGCACCTGTTTTGCTTTGTCGTGGTGTTTGCATTCACGTATGTGTGGCTGTACGTGAGCATTGTCAGATTCAAGTCGCCGCGATGGATGGTGTTTCGCCGCGCGCACCCGGTGAAGCACAAGCCATGA
- the galE gene encoding UDP-glucose 4-epimerase GalE: MTEQTNEKGTILVTGGAGFIGSHTCVELLNAGFGVVVIDNLVNSNAQSLKRVEQITGKTLAFYEADARDESALARIFDEHAITGAIHFAALKSVGESVAKPIEYYRNNVDSLLVLLDTMRARNVKKIVFSSSATVYGMPKSVPIDESFPLSATNPYGQSKLIAEQILRDLELSDPTWRIATLRYFNPVGAHESGSIGEDPAGVPNNLMPYVAQVAVGKLERLRIFGSDYPTPDGTGVRDYIHVVDLARGHIKAIDALQSLDRSFVVNLGTGQGYSVLDVVKAFEAASGKPVPYELVARRPGDIAECYANPAAASELIGWQAEHGIERMCADHWRWQSQNPKGFA; encoded by the coding sequence ATGACTGAACAAACCAACGAAAAAGGCACCATTCTCGTGACCGGCGGGGCGGGTTTTATCGGCTCGCATACCTGCGTGGAATTGCTGAATGCGGGATTCGGCGTTGTCGTGATCGACAACCTCGTGAACAGCAACGCGCAATCGCTCAAGCGCGTGGAGCAGATCACCGGCAAGACACTCGCGTTCTATGAAGCGGACGCCCGCGACGAATCCGCCCTCGCCCGCATCTTCGACGAACATGCAATCACCGGCGCGATTCATTTCGCGGCGCTGAAGTCGGTGGGCGAATCGGTCGCTAAGCCGATCGAGTATTACCGCAACAACGTGGACAGCCTGCTCGTGCTGCTCGACACGATGCGTGCGCGCAACGTGAAGAAGATCGTGTTCAGCTCGTCGGCGACGGTGTATGGCATGCCGAAGAGCGTGCCTATCGACGAATCGTTTCCGCTTTCGGCGACCAACCCCTACGGCCAGTCGAAGCTGATCGCCGAGCAGATCCTGCGTGACCTGGAACTCTCCGATCCGACATGGCGCATCGCCACCTTGCGATATTTCAATCCGGTCGGCGCGCACGAAAGCGGTTCGATCGGCGAAGATCCGGCCGGCGTGCCGAACAACCTGATGCCGTACGTAGCGCAAGTTGCGGTGGGCAAGCTCGAACGACTGCGCATCTTCGGCAGCGACTACCCGACGCCCGATGGCACCGGCGTGCGCGATTACATCCATGTGGTGGATCTGGCGCGCGGCCACATCAAGGCCATCGATGCACTGCAATCGCTTGACCGCAGCTTCGTGGTGAACCTCGGCACGGGTCAGGGTTACAGCGTGCTGGACGTGGTGAAGGCGTTCGAGGCGGCGTCGGGAAAGCCGGTGCCGTATGAGCTCGTAGCGCGCCGTCCGGGCGATATCGCCGAGTGTTATGCGAACCCCGCCGCCGCGTCCGAACTGATCGGCTGGCAGGCCGAACATGGCATCGAGCGGATGTGCGCCGATCATTGGCGCTGGCAGTCGCAGAATCCGAAGGGCTTTGCCTGA
- a CDS encoding glycosyltransferase yields MSTPFLDDVAVLLPAFNAQHDVERTLASFCERAPVRVLVVDDGSLPPIVAPAVANMTVEVLRMPDNGGIERALQAGIDALAARGIRYAARIDAGDLATPYRLEKQREHMETHPQTAVLGMWTHVVDMEGAPLFDLQPPTGPADIRRVMLMRSCFTHPSLMLRVDAVIGAGNYRAQYRAAEDLDLILRLLQHHDGANLPEFGVYYELNEHGISATRRRTQVWSTLRLQMKYLRATNLPDWIGVAKNVAHLVLPYRALRSLKTRLLGA; encoded by the coding sequence ATGAGCACACCTTTTCTCGACGATGTGGCCGTGCTGCTACCGGCATTCAATGCGCAGCATGATGTGGAGCGTACGCTTGCATCGTTTTGCGAACGTGCGCCGGTGCGGGTGCTGGTCGTCGATGACGGCAGCCTGCCGCCAATCGTTGCGCCGGCGGTGGCGAACATGACGGTCGAAGTACTGCGCATGCCGGACAATGGCGGTATCGAGCGGGCATTGCAGGCGGGCATCGATGCGCTGGCCGCACGCGGCATCAGATACGCGGCGCGTATAGATGCGGGCGATCTCGCGACGCCATACAGGCTCGAAAAGCAGCGCGAACATATGGAAACGCATCCGCAAACGGCCGTGCTAGGCATGTGGACGCACGTGGTCGACATGGAAGGCGCGCCGCTCTTCGACTTGCAGCCGCCGACCGGACCCGCCGATATCCGGCGTGTCATGCTGATGCGTTCGTGCTTCACGCATCCGTCGCTGATGCTGCGCGTGGACGCCGTGATCGGCGCAGGCAATTACCGCGCACAATACCGGGCGGCCGAGGACCTCGATCTGATCCTGCGTCTTCTGCAACATCACGATGGCGCAAATCTCCCCGAATTCGGCGTGTACTACGAACTCAATGAACACGGCATCAGCGCGACCCGACGCCGGACACAAGTGTGGTCCACGCTGCGGCTCCAGATGAAGTATTTGCGTGCGACAAACCTGCCGGACTGGATCGGCGTGGCGAAGAACGTGGCGCACCTGGTGTTGCCCTATCGCGCGTTGCGTTCCCTGAAAACACGCCTGCTCGGTGCTTGA
- the waaA gene encoding lipid IV(A) 3-deoxy-D-manno-octulosonic acid transferase: protein MLRLVYRALWWIVAPLAVLRLLIRSRRERGYREHIGERFGFGPARRGDELSPLIWVHAVSVGETRAAQPLIEALQRAFPDARILLTHMTPSGRATGEQLFGERVSRSYLPYDSPSLVRRFLRAWRPSIGIVMETEVWPTLIDECKHAGVPLVLTNARMSARSFKRAAKFGNATREVFGGFTRVLAQTSSDAERLGALGARNIAVLGNLKFDMSAPPELAARGHAWRAAMGGRPVWVAASTREGEEALVLQAFTALRNHVPDALLILVPRHPQRFDEVAALINGAALTQARRSTWAGRATAAGSGIDAAPPLPLDVNVLLGDSMGELGAYYAASDVAFIGGSLLPLGGQNLIEACAAGVPVLIGPHTFNFTQATNDAIAEGAALRVSDPATLARGLRDLFTDKPRRLAMSAAASAFAAKHRGATARTVDALGVLLRANAEEAGNGFSIHDPA from the coding sequence ATGCTGAGGCTCGTGTATCGCGCGCTATGGTGGATCGTCGCGCCGCTTGCCGTGCTGCGGCTTTTGATCCGGTCGCGGCGGGAGCGTGGGTATCGCGAGCATATTGGCGAGCGGTTTGGTTTTGGCCCCGCGCGTCGTGGCGATGAACTTTCGCCGCTGATCTGGGTTCACGCGGTATCGGTGGGCGAGACACGCGCGGCGCAACCATTGATCGAAGCGTTGCAGCGCGCGTTTCCCGACGCCCGCATTCTCCTCACGCACATGACGCCGAGCGGTCGCGCGACTGGCGAGCAGTTGTTCGGCGAGCGTGTATCGCGCAGTTATCTTCCCTATGACTCCCCGTCGCTCGTGCGGCGGTTTTTGCGCGCGTGGCGGCCATCGATTGGCATCGTGATGGAGACGGAGGTCTGGCCGACGCTCATCGATGAGTGCAAGCACGCCGGCGTTCCACTGGTGCTGACGAACGCGCGGATGTCGGCGCGTTCGTTCAAGCGCGCGGCGAAATTTGGCAACGCAACGCGCGAAGTGTTCGGCGGTTTCACGCGGGTTCTGGCCCAGACTTCTTCCGACGCCGAACGCCTCGGCGCGCTGGGTGCGCGCAACATCGCGGTGCTCGGCAACCTCAAGTTCGATATGTCCGCACCGCCCGAACTCGCCGCACGCGGCCATGCGTGGCGCGCGGCGATGGGCGGCCGCCCGGTCTGGGTGGCGGCGAGCACGCGCGAAGGCGAGGAGGCGCTGGTCCTGCAGGCGTTCACCGCGCTGCGAAACCACGTGCCCGATGCGTTGCTGATTCTGGTGCCGCGCCATCCCCAACGGTTCGATGAAGTCGCCGCACTGATCAACGGCGCTGCGCTGACCCAGGCCCGGCGCTCGACGTGGGCTGGACGGGCGACCGCCGCCGGATCGGGTATCGATGCCGCGCCGCCTTTGCCTTTGGATGTCAACGTCCTGCTCGGCGATTCAATGGGCGAGCTGGGCGCGTATTACGCGGCGTCGGATGTGGCTTTTATTGGCGGGAGTTTGCTGCCGTTGGGCGGGCAGAACTTGATCGAAGCGTGTGCAGCGGGCGTGCCGGTGTTGATTGGACCGCATACGTTCAACTTCACGCAGGCAACCAACGATGCGATCGCGGAAGGCGCCGCGTTGCGTGTCAGCGACCCGGCAACACTGGCGCGTGGCCTGCGCGATCTTTTCACCGATAAACCCCGCCGCCTGGCAATGAGCGCGGCGGCATCGGCATTCGCGGCGAAGCATCGCGGAGCGACGGCGAGGACGGTGGATGCGTTGGGGGTGTTGTTGCGGGCAAATGCAGAGGAAGCAGGAAACGGCTTTTCAATACACGATCCGGCGTGA
- the waaC gene encoding lipopolysaccharide heptosyltransferase I, giving the protein MQKILIIRVSSLGDVVHNMPAIADIRRRHPDAQIDWLVEESFTGLVELVEGVRRAIPFSLRRWRKRFFSFDNWREIRRFRQTLAAENYDLVIDCQGLIKTAWVASWARGTLVGLGNRTDGAGYEWPVRFFYNKRIPIEARTHVVERTRQLVAAALGDPPPEATDNIEFGLNTRRAALALSQADLNLPVPYVVFVHATSRADKQWPDTAWIELGQSLIRRGVSIVLPWGSDAERETSEKLAREFGAAAVVPPKLSLPAVVGLIDGAAATVGVDTGLVHIAAALKRPTIELYNFSTAWRTGGYWSPRVVNLGSASQHPTLQQVKATLAGFGLL; this is encoded by the coding sequence GTGCAAAAGATCTTGATCATCCGGGTGTCATCCCTCGGCGATGTCGTCCACAACATGCCGGCCATCGCCGATATCCGCCGCCGCCACCCCGACGCGCAAATCGACTGGCTGGTCGAAGAAAGTTTCACCGGCCTCGTCGAACTGGTCGAAGGCGTGCGCCGCGCTATCCCGTTTTCCCTGCGACGCTGGCGCAAACGCTTCTTCTCCTTCGATAACTGGCGCGAAATTCGCCGCTTCCGGCAAACACTCGCAGCCGAAAACTACGATCTCGTCATCGATTGCCAAGGGCTCATCAAGACCGCCTGGGTCGCGAGCTGGGCGCGCGGCACGCTCGTCGGCCTCGGCAACCGCACCGACGGCGCCGGCTACGAATGGCCCGTGCGTTTCTTTTACAACAAACGCATCCCCATCGAAGCCCGCACGCACGTGGTCGAACGCACCCGCCAACTCGTGGCCGCCGCGCTCGGCGACCCGCCCCCGGAAGCCACGGACAACATTGAGTTCGGACTGAACACCCGGCGCGCAGCGCTGGCCTTGTCGCAAGCAGACCTGAACCTGCCGGTGCCCTACGTGGTATTCGTCCACGCCACGTCCCGCGCCGATAAACAATGGCCCGACACCGCCTGGATCGAACTCGGCCAGTCACTGATCCGCCGCGGAGTATCGATTGTGTTGCCCTGGGGCAGCGACGCCGAACGCGAAACGAGCGAGAAACTCGCCAGGGAGTTCGGTGCGGCGGCCGTCGTGCCGCCAAAATTGTCGCTGCCGGCGGTGGTCGGGCTGATCGATGGCGCCGCAGCCACGGTCGGCGTGGACACCGGACTCGTGCACATCGCGGCGGCGCTCAAGCGGCCGACCATCGAGCTGTACAATTTCTCGACCGCGTGGCGCACAGGCGGCTACTGGTCGCCACGCGTGGTGAATCTCGGCAGCGCCTCCCAGCATCCGACCTTGCAGCAAGTCAAGGCGACGCTCGCAGGGTTCGGGTTGCTGTAA
- a CDS encoding Kdo hydroxylase family protein produces MTESQIIEVVSADWQGQQLSVPREALLAGVERGKVLYFPNLAFAIEGGERALLDPKVADPQRKNISLAPNGGALVGVLGDAVTQSAVRALVARYQANARSLVDGLFPEYRGKLRVAPTSLRLHQVETRETSWRKDDSRLHVDAFPSRPNHGERILRVFTNVNPDGAPRVWRVGEPFEDMAKRFLPSIKSPVPGSAWLMNLLKITKTPRSEYDHLMLHLHDSMKADLGYQKTSPQQEMPFPPGCVWVCFSDQTSHAVMAGQYMMEQTFFLPVNAMVQPECAPLGILQRLKGRALV; encoded by the coding sequence ATGACCGAATCTCAAATCATCGAAGTCGTTTCCGCCGACTGGCAGGGCCAACAGCTCTCCGTGCCGCGCGAAGCGCTGCTGGCCGGTGTCGAACGCGGCAAGGTGCTGTACTTTCCAAACCTGGCGTTTGCGATCGAAGGTGGCGAGCGCGCGCTGCTCGACCCCAAGGTCGCCGATCCACAACGCAAGAACATCAGCCTCGCGCCCAACGGCGGCGCGCTCGTCGGCGTGCTTGGCGACGCCGTCACGCAATCCGCCGTGCGTGCGCTGGTCGCGCGCTATCAGGCGAACGCGCGCTCGCTCGTGGATGGCCTTTTTCCCGAATATCGCGGCAAGCTGCGCGTGGCGCCGACAAGTCTGCGGCTGCACCAGGTGGAAACGCGCGAAACGTCGTGGCGCAAGGACGACAGCCGTCTTCACGTCGATGCCTTCCCGTCGCGGCCCAATCACGGCGAGCGCATCCTGCGCGTGTTCACGAACGTGAATCCGGATGGCGCCCCGCGCGTCTGGCGTGTTGGCGAGCCGTTCGAAGACATGGCAAAGCGCTTTCTGCCATCGATAAAATCGCCGGTTCCCGGCTCCGCGTGGCTCATGAACCTGCTGAAAATCACCAAGACACCTCGCAGCGAATACGATCACCTGATGCTTCATCTGCACGATTCAATGAAAGCGGACCTTGGTTATCAAAAGACATCGCCGCAGCAGGAAATGCCGTTTCCGCCCGGCTGCGTCTGGGTATGTTTCTCCGATCAAACCTCGCACGCCGTAATGGCCGGCCAGTACATGATGGAGCAAACCTTCTTCCTTCCGGTGAACGCGATGGTGCAGCCCGAATGCGCGCCGCTCGGCATCTTGCAGCGCCTGAAGGGAAGGGCGCTGGTTTGA
- a CDS encoding glycosyltransferase family 4 protein, whose protein sequence is MNAETSRLRIALVCNTAWAIYTYRRGLLRMLIEQGAEVSIIAPRDRTFPLMEAMGCRCVDLPMASKGTNPRDDLRTLAALYREYRAARPQIVFHYTIKPNIYGTIAAKLAGIPSIAVTTGLGYVFIQQSGTANIAKKLYRFAFRFPREVWFLNKDDRQAFIDQNLLVKPERARLLHGEGVDLDEYAFQPLPRANPQTEGFFFVLIGRLLWDKGVAEYVEAARRIRAKYPYARFQLLGPAGVDNPSAITLDEVQAWQREGVIDYLGEATDVRAFIGNADCVVLPSYREGVPRTLMEASAMGRPIVATDVPGCREVVENGVTGFLCEVKDPDSLTQQLERMLLASHAARAEMGVAGRAKVTREFDENGVVERYKGTIRAITGFSATGVSL, encoded by the coding sequence ATGAACGCAGAGACCTCCCGCCTTCGCATTGCCCTCGTCTGCAACACCGCCTGGGCGATCTATACCTACCGGCGCGGTTTGCTGCGAATGTTGATCGAACAGGGCGCCGAAGTGTCGATCATCGCGCCGCGCGACCGCACGTTCCCGCTGATGGAAGCAATGGGCTGCCGGTGTGTCGACCTGCCCATGGCGTCGAAGGGAACGAATCCACGCGATGACCTCAGGACGCTCGCCGCGCTGTATCGCGAATACCGCGCAGCGCGTCCGCAGATCGTCTTCCATTACACGATCAAGCCGAATATCTATGGGACGATCGCCGCGAAGCTCGCGGGTATTCCATCGATAGCCGTGACCACCGGCCTCGGCTACGTGTTCATCCAGCAAAGCGGAACGGCGAACATCGCGAAGAAACTCTACAGGTTCGCGTTCCGCTTTCCGCGCGAAGTCTGGTTCCTGAACAAGGACGATCGTCAGGCTTTCATCGATCAAAACCTGCTCGTCAAGCCCGAACGCGCGCGACTTCTGCACGGCGAAGGCGTCGATCTCGACGAATACGCTTTCCAGCCGCTACCGCGCGCCAACCCGCAGACGGAAGGCTTTTTTTTCGTTTTAATTGGCCGCCTGCTGTGGGATAAAGGCGTGGCGGAATACGTCGAAGCCGCACGCCGGATTCGCGCGAAATATCCTTACGCGCGCTTCCAGTTGCTCGGGCCGGCCGGCGTGGACAATCCCAGCGCGATCACGCTCGACGAAGTCCAGGCGTGGCAGCGCGAAGGCGTCATCGATTATCTCGGCGAAGCGACCGATGTCCGCGCGTTCATCGGCAACGCCGATTGCGTGGTCCTGCCGTCGTATCGCGAGGGCGTGCCGCGAACGCTGATGGAAGCATCGGCGATGGGCCGCCCGATTGTTGCGACCGATGTCCCCGGTTGCCGCGAAGTCGTTGAAAACGGCGTGACCGGTTTTCTCTGCGAAGTGAAAGACCCGGACAGCCTGACGCAACAATTGGAACGCATGCTGCTCGCAAGCCATGCAGCGCGCGCCGAAATGGGCGTGGCGGGCCGCGCCAAGGTCACGCGGGAATTCGACGAAAACGGCGTCGTCGAACGTTATAAAGGCACAATACGCGCGATTACCGGATTCTCGGCGACCGGCGTCTCACTTTAA